The Daucus carota subsp. sativus chromosome 2, DH1 v3.0, whole genome shotgun sequence genome includes a window with the following:
- the LOC108205852 gene encoding serine carboxypeptidase-like, producing MKLTLSSLSVLAFLVFLHASPFASAITHDDSNIFESSTLQTQAEKLIRGFNLSPEHKINIEPRGSSFSTSPRLVEKKFKFAAGGDSGASVEDLGHHAGYYRLPHSNDGRMFYFFFESRQSKADPVVIWLTGGPGCSSELAMFYENGPFHVANNLSLTWNDFGWDKVSNLIYVDQPIGTGFSYSSDDDDIRHSEEGVSNDLYDFLQEFFKAHPQYVKNDFYITGESYAGHYIPAFAARVHQGNKRKEGIPINFKGFAIGNGLTDPEIQYKAYTDYALDNKLIKKSDYNEINKLIPSCERAIKLCGPADERSCLTAYRICNNIFNDIMSLVGNKNYYDIRKECEGDLCYDFSNMEKFLKQKSVRDALGVGDIEFVSCSSAVYDAMITDWMRNLEVGIPALLEDGIKMLVYAGEYDLICNWLGNSKWVHAMKWSGQKDFVSASTIPFLVDGAEAGQMKSHGPLTFMKVHNAGHMVPMDQPKASIEMLTKWTQGKLVKTEQQSRPVLM from the exons ATGAAACTAACTCTGtcttctctttctgttcttGCTTTCTTGGTTTTCTTACATGCTTCACCTTTTGCATCTGCAATAACTCATGATGACAGTAATATTTTCGAGTCTTCAACTCTGCAGACACAAGCGGAGAAGTTGATCAGGGGATTCAATCTGTCTCCGGAACATAAAATCAACATTGAGCCTAGAGGGTCTTCTTTTAGTACTTCTCCACGGCTCGTGGAGAAGAAGTTTAAGTTTGCTGCAGGGGGTGATTCTGGGGCCTCTGTCGAAGACTTGGGTCACCATGCTGGCTATTATCGACTTCCACATTCGAATGATGGAAG GATGTTCTACTTTTTCTTTGAATCGCGGCAAAGCAAGGCGGACCCTGTTGTTATATGGCTAACTGGAGGACCAGGTTGTAGTAGTGAACTGGCGATGTTCTACGAAAATGGTCCTTTCCATGTAGCAAACAACTTGTCCCTTACCTGGAATGACTTTGGTTGGGACAAG GTTTCAAATTTGATATATGTCGACCAACCAATTGGAACTGGTTTTAGTTATAGCTCCGATGATGATGATATTCGTCACAGTGAGGAGGGTGTGAGCAATGATCTATACGACTTCTTACAG GAATTTTTCAAGGCGCATCCACAATACGTAAAGAATGATTTTTACATAACTGGAGAATCATATGCTGGACACTATATTCCTGCTTTTGCTGCAAGAGTTCATCAAGGAAACAAAAGGAAGGAAGGGATTCCTATTAACTTCAAG GGATTTGCTATTGGCAATGGACTTACTGATCCGGAGATCCAGTACAAAGCATATACTGACTATGCTTTAGACAACAAATTGATTAAGAAATCGGATTACAATGAAattaacaagttgattccgTCATGTGAACGTGCAATCAAACTTTGTG GTCCTGCTGATGAAAGATCTTGTTTGACGGCATATAGAATCTGCAACAACATATTCAATGATATCATGTCACTTGTCGGAAATAAAAAT TACTATGATATACGAAAGGAATGTGAGGGTGACCTGTGCTACGACTTCTCAAACATGGAAAAGTTCTTAAAACAAAAATCAGTCAGGGACGCGCTTGGTGTTGGAGACATTGAATTTGTCTCATGTAGTTCTGCAGTGTATGATGCTATGATTACTGACTGGATGAGAAATCTTGAAGTTGGTATTCCAGCACTTCTGGAAGACGGAATCAAGATGCTAGTATATGCTGGAGAATAcgacctcatttgcaactgGCTTG GAAACTCAAAATGGGTTCATGCAATGAAATGGTCCGGTCAGAAAGACTTCGTCTCAGCTTCAACTATTCCCTTCTTGGTCGACGGTGCAGAGGCAGGACAGATGAAAAGCCATGGCCCTTTAACTTTTATGAAG GTACATAATGCTGGTCATATGGTTCCGATGGATCAGCCAAAAGCTTCTATAGAGATGTTAACAAAGTGGACACAAGGCAAGCTTGTGAAGACAGAGCAACAAAGTAGGCCTGTTCTTATGTAA